From the genome of Bicyclus anynana chromosome 20, ilBicAnyn1.1, whole genome shotgun sequence, one region includes:
- the LOC128199249 gene encoding uncharacterized protein LOC128199249, with protein MEALQYVALGSLLYGAPPHAVADDDLWLLYGAPPHAVVDDDLWLLYGAPPHAVVDDDLWLLYGAPPHAVVDDDLWLLYGAPPHAVADDDLWLLYGAPPHAVVDDDLWLLYGAPPPAVVDDDLWLLYGAPPHAVADDDLWLLYGAPPHAVVDDDLWLLYGAPPHAVVDDDLWLR; from the exons TGCGCTGGGTTCGCTGTTATATGGCGCCCCACCGCACGCAGTCGCTGACGATGACTTGTGGCTGTTATATGGCGCCCCACCGCACGCAGTCGTTGACGATGACTTGTGGCTGTTATATGGCGCCCCACCGCACGCAGTCGTTGACGATGACTTGTGGCTGTTATATGGCGCCCCACCGCACGCAGTCGTTGACGATGACTTGTGGCTGTTATATGGCGCCCCACCGCACGCAGTCGCTGACGATGACTTGTGGCTGTTATATGGCGCCCCACCGCACGCAGTCGTTGACGATGACTTGTGGCTGTTATATGGCGCCCCACCGCCCGCAGTCGTTGACGATGACTTGTGGCTGTTATATGGCGCCCCACCGCACGCAGTCGCTGACGATGACTTGTGGCTGTTATATGGCGCCCCACCGCACGCAGTCGTTGACGATGACTTGTGGCTGTTATATGGCGCCCCACCGCACGCAGTCGTTGACGATGACTTGTGGCT TCGCTGA